One Drosophila kikkawai strain 14028-0561.14 chromosome 3L, DkikHiC1v2, whole genome shotgun sequence genomic window carries:
- the ppk27 gene encoding sodium channel protein Nach, with the protein MSRTVTAFNQTVVEYFRKTSLNGFGLLYFIRRRRIQRIFWFLFISFGIIFASYAVFSMILEFLSYSTITDLSEVEVLEEELKFPELEICSGYRFSRRKMQNYAENLSKTNNKTQDYYLKELTLLSAYFDPLSIKPEEVENVTNFLKEENITALVLNLSPSCETLILRCAINLLTTNCSELFTLSINHKGNCCILKKENLSGEIKLFLDSSNEDEFPQASNFPGFSAHIPSWLGRISINPGEMAAVEIEVMELQGNPQLKQYSIQKRGCYFPQEGVSREKCLNECRIKASLINCQCVLPFPIQLSQAQQKYCTLANISCLQLVEENWSPSQCPKCLPLCNQLFYRLTKRVQGRLHPWRSELNIKFKTPRRQLYSTDNLYPWYQMLSNVGGVLGICIGCSLISGFELIYFMVFRFWSNYLRQPEI; encoded by the exons ATGTCTCGAACTGTGACTGCCTTTAATCAAACTGTTGTggaatattttagaaaaaccAGTCTCAATGGTTTCGGTCTGCTTTATTTTATACGAAGACGTAGAATTCAGAgaatattttggtttttgtttatcaGTTTTGGTATTATATTTGCCAGCTATGCGGTTTTTTCCATGATTCTGGAATTTCTTAGCTACTCAACTATAACAGATCTTTCAGAGGTTGAGGTTTTGGAGGAGGAACTAAAATTTCCTGAACTAGAAATATGCAGTGGTTACAGATTTAGTCGCaggaaaatgcaaaattatGCGGAGAATCTAagtaaaactaataataaaactCAGGATTATTATTTGAAGGAACTAACCTTGCTTTCTGCCTACTTTGATCCTTTATCTATAAAACCAGAGGAAGTAGAAAATGTTACTAATTTTcttaaagaagaaaatattacTGCTCTCGTGTTAAACTTATCTCCTTCCTGTGAAACATTAATATTACGTTGTGCTATTAACCTATTAACCACCAATTGCTCCGAATTATTCACTTTAAGTATAAACCATAAAGGAAATTGTTGCATTTTGAAGAAGGAAAATCTCTCAGGAGAAATAAAACTCTTTCTAGACTCCTCAAATGAGGATGAATTTCCACAGGCTAGTAATTTTCCTGGCTTCAGTGCACACATTCCAAGTTGGTTGGGTAGAATTTCCATTAACCCTGGCGAAATGGCAGCTGTTGAAATAGAAGTTATGGAACTTCAGGGAAATCCACAACTAAAGCAATATTCCATACAAAAGCGAGGCTGTTATTTTCCCCAAGAGGGAGTTAGTAGGGAAAAGTGCCTTAATGAGTGCAGAATTAAAGCCAGCCTAATTAACTGCCAGTGTGTGTTGCCTTTTCCCATTCAATTAAGTCAAGCCCAGCAGAAATATTGCACTCTGGCAAACATATCCTGTCTACAGCTAGTGGAGG aaaactgGTCACCATCACAGTGCCCCAAATGCCTGCCTCTGTGCAATCAGTTGTTTTATAGGCTAACCAAACGAGTCCAAGGACGTCTGCATCCTTGGAGAagtgaattaaatataaaattcaaaacCCCACGAAGGCAGCTCTACAGTACAGATAACCTCTATCCCTGGTATCAGATGTTGT CAAACGTTGGCGGTGTCCTGGGCATCTGCATTGGCTGCTCTCTCATCAGCGGCTTCGAGCTGATCTACTTTATGGTTTTTCGCTTTTGGTCCAACTATCTGCGGCAGCCAGAGATTTAA